The proteins below come from a single Mycolicibacterium sp. TY81 genomic window:
- a CDS encoding alpha/beta hydrolase, with translation MRNIRHGQGVRHHHRRRSPQSQAIGAFCRVFVKNAVRMWALQPNLHWPFSAIDQVAALAPLPRSATVEPVRLPSCRAELIGTTDSSARRAILYLHGGAFLTCGLNTHRSFAAQLSRSAGAEVLNVGYRMLPAHGLSAALADAVDGLRWLLRRGYHWSDIVVAGDSAGGYLALQTAAELLRDGHPPTAGVAAISPLTTLNPRDKSPSGKDRCAMFTARAMTSFMRYVAAHGEKNPSGQPIASPVDADLRRMPPVLIHVSSDEFLRPDAELMYERLTAAGAQCELHMWDGQIHDFPLAAPVLPEGRRAIHYIGEFVKQVTPAANLDAADYPSAASL, from the coding sequence ATGCGAAATATTCGGCATGGCCAGGGAGTACGGCACCATCACCGCCGACGCAGCCCACAATCTCAGGCAATCGGCGCCTTCTGCCGGGTGTTCGTGAAGAACGCGGTACGGATGTGGGCCCTGCAGCCGAATCTGCACTGGCCCTTCAGTGCCATCGATCAGGTCGCCGCGCTGGCCCCGCTGCCGAGATCGGCGACGGTTGAGCCAGTCCGACTGCCGTCTTGCCGGGCCGAATTGATCGGCACCACCGACTCGTCGGCCCGGCGCGCCATCCTCTACCTACACGGCGGGGCGTTTCTCACCTGTGGTCTCAACACGCACCGATCCTTTGCCGCCCAGCTGTCCCGCAGCGCAGGCGCCGAAGTACTCAATGTCGGCTATCGCATGTTGCCCGCTCACGGACTGTCGGCGGCACTGGCAGACGCGGTCGACGGGCTCCGCTGGCTGCTGCGCCGCGGCTACCACTGGTCCGACATCGTGGTGGCCGGAGATTCCGCGGGCGGATACCTCGCCCTGCAGACCGCGGCCGAACTGCTTCGGGACGGCCACCCGCCCACCGCCGGCGTGGCGGCGATCTCTCCCCTGACGACGCTCAACCCGCGCGACAAATCCCCCAGCGGCAAGGACCGGTGCGCCATGTTCACGGCACGCGCCATGACGTCGTTCATGCGCTACGTCGCCGCGCACGGTGAGAAGAATCCGTCCGGGCAGCCGATCGCCTCGCCCGTCGACGCGGACCTGCGCCGGATGCCGCCGGTGTTGATCCACGTCAGCAGCGACGAGTTTCTCCGGCCCGACGCGGAACTGATGTACGAGCGGTTGACCGCCGCGGGGGCACAGTGCGAACTTCACATGTGGGACGGGCAGATCCACGACTTTCCGCTTGCCGCTCCCGTCCTGCCCGAAGGGCGGCGGGCGATCCACTACATCGGCGAGTTCGTCAAGCAGGTCACGCCCGCGGCGAACCTCGACGCAGCGGACTATCCGTCGGCCGCATCATTGTGA
- a CDS encoding CsbD family protein produces the protein MGENKSGPEEGIKGTVEGVKGKLKEAAGSVVGRDDMVREGQAQQDKADAERDAAKKEAETESARSGAQAAEKRQQQNQ, from the coding sequence GTGGGAGAGAACAAGAGTGGTCCTGAAGAGGGCATCAAGGGCACCGTCGAGGGTGTCAAGGGCAAGCTGAAGGAAGCTGCGGGTAGCGTCGTCGGCCGGGATGACATGGTCCGTGAGGGCCAGGCCCAGCAGGACAAGGCCGACGCCGAGCGCGATGCGGCCAAGAAAGAGGCGGAGACCGAGTCGGCCCGCTCCGGTGCGCAGGCCGCGGAGAAACGGCAGCAGCAGAACCAGTGA
- a CDS encoding DUF6328 family protein, with the protein MTGEHGDEGPSDQRWDRMARHETEMERLDRNWSSLLQELRVAQTGVQLLTGFLMTLPFQQRFTTLDDQSQTVYLATVAFSVASAILLIAPVGMHRILFRQRRMSLIVAAAHRCAFYGLLLLGMALTGVTELIFGTVAGQVAGWVAGGIGLAGFCTFWVLVPLAMQNSGRNDTARAQ; encoded by the coding sequence ATGACGGGCGAGCACGGTGACGAGGGCCCATCCGACCAGAGATGGGACCGGATGGCCCGTCACGAGACCGAAATGGAGCGGCTGGACCGCAATTGGTCGAGTCTGTTGCAAGAACTCCGCGTCGCTCAGACCGGAGTGCAGCTGCTCACCGGCTTTCTGATGACATTGCCGTTCCAGCAACGGTTCACCACACTGGATGACCAGAGCCAGACCGTCTACCTGGCGACCGTGGCCTTCTCGGTCGCGTCGGCGATTCTACTGATAGCACCAGTTGGCATGCACCGCATACTGTTTCGACAACGACGCATGTCCTTGATCGTCGCCGCAGCCCACCGATGCGCCTTCTACGGCCTACTCCTGCTCGGTATGGCCCTTACCGGAGTGACCGAACTGATCTTCGGTACCGTCGCGGGCCAGGTGGCGGGCTGGGTCGCCGGCGGCATCGGCCTGGCCGGCTTCTGCACGTTCTGGGTGCTGGTGCCTTTGGCCATGCAGAACAGCGGACGCAACGATACCGCTCGCGCACAATAG
- a CDS encoding thiamine pyrophosphate-requiring protein → MTTTVGDYLLERLRQWQVRHVFAYPGDGINGIVAAFGRSDDEPQFIQTRHEEMAAFGATGYAKFGGGVGVCMATSGPGAIHLLNGLYDAKLDHVPVVAIVGQTARSAMGGSYQQEVDLHSLYKDVASDYLVEVNVANQLPNALDRAMRTALARRAPTALVIPSDLQEQPYEPPQHEFKQVPSSDPQYVPPAVHSQDEQVRKAAEVLNAGERVAILVGQGARGAADQVRELADKTGAGVAKALLGKDVLSDDLPYVTGSIGLLGSRPSYEMMRDCDTLLIVGSNFPYSQFLPKFGQARAIQIDIDGTAIGMRYPTEVNIVADAGAALGAILPLLEPKTDRKWRDTVEHNVSRWWDIVARQCMLSARPVNPMRVAWELSQRIPSNAIVTADSGSSTNWYARCLKFRGEMRGSLSGTLATMGPAVPYAIGAKFVHPDRPVVALVGDGAMQMNGMAELLTIKRYMAQWSDPRLVVCVFHNGDLNQVTWELRAMGGAPKFVPSQSLPDVSYAEIACAVGLEGITVDNPDRLGEAWDRALGADRPVVLDVRCDPEVPPIPPHATYEQIKDMTAAVLKGDPNGWHLVYQGVKTKAQEFIARSGGGAG, encoded by the coding sequence ATGACGACGACTGTTGGGGATTACCTACTCGAGCGGCTGAGGCAGTGGCAGGTCCGTCACGTGTTCGCCTATCCGGGCGACGGCATCAACGGGATCGTGGCCGCGTTCGGGCGCAGTGACGATGAGCCGCAATTCATTCAGACCCGCCATGAGGAGATGGCCGCGTTCGGAGCGACCGGATATGCCAAATTCGGTGGTGGCGTCGGTGTCTGTATGGCGACGTCAGGTCCGGGGGCCATCCACCTGCTGAACGGGCTGTACGACGCGAAGCTCGACCACGTTCCCGTGGTGGCGATCGTGGGTCAGACGGCGCGCAGCGCGATGGGCGGTAGCTATCAGCAGGAAGTCGATCTGCACAGTCTCTACAAGGATGTCGCGAGCGACTACCTGGTCGAGGTCAACGTCGCCAACCAACTGCCCAACGCGCTCGATCGGGCGATGCGCACCGCTTTGGCCCGGCGTGCGCCGACGGCCCTGGTGATCCCGTCTGATTTGCAGGAGCAGCCGTACGAACCTCCGCAACACGAGTTCAAGCAGGTGCCGTCGAGTGATCCGCAGTATGTGCCACCCGCCGTGCATTCGCAGGACGAACAGGTCCGCAAAGCTGCCGAGGTGCTCAATGCCGGTGAGCGCGTGGCGATTCTGGTCGGCCAGGGTGCCCGCGGCGCCGCCGATCAGGTGCGCGAACTCGCCGACAAGACCGGAGCCGGTGTCGCCAAGGCGCTGTTGGGTAAGGACGTGCTGTCCGATGATCTGCCGTATGTCACCGGATCCATCGGGTTGCTCGGCTCGCGACCCAGCTACGAGATGATGCGCGACTGCGACACCCTGTTGATCGTCGGATCGAATTTCCCGTACAGCCAGTTTCTGCCGAAGTTCGGCCAGGCCCGGGCGATTCAGATCGACATCGACGGGACCGCGATCGGCATGCGCTACCCGACGGAGGTCAACATCGTCGCCGACGCGGGTGCCGCGCTCGGTGCGATACTGCCACTGCTGGAGCCGAAAACCGACCGGAAATGGCGAGATACTGTCGAGCACAACGTCTCTCGGTGGTGGGACATCGTCGCGCGCCAGTGCATGTTGTCGGCCCGGCCGGTCAACCCGATGCGGGTCGCGTGGGAGCTTTCGCAGCGGATACCGTCGAACGCGATCGTGACGGCTGATTCTGGTTCATCCACCAATTGGTATGCGCGTTGCCTCAAGTTCCGCGGTGAGATGCGCGGTTCGCTGTCGGGCACCCTCGCCACCATGGGGCCCGCTGTGCCGTACGCGATCGGTGCGAAGTTCGTGCATCCGGACCGACCCGTCGTGGCGCTCGTCGGCGACGGTGCGATGCAGATGAACGGGATGGCCGAGCTTTTGACCATCAAGCGCTACATGGCGCAGTGGTCTGACCCGCGGCTGGTGGTGTGTGTCTTCCACAACGGCGACCTGAATCAGGTCACCTGGGAGTTGCGGGCAATGGGCGGAGCGCCCAAATTCGTGCCGTCACAATCGCTACCGGACGTCTCGTATGCCGAGATCGCCTGTGCCGTGGGATTGGAAGGCATCACCGTCGACAACCCCGATCGGCTCGGCGAGGCCTGGGACCGGGCACTGGGCGCCGACCGCCCCGTCGTATTGGACGTCAGGTGCGATCCCGAAGTGCCGCCGATTCCGCCGCATGCCACCTACGAACAGATCAAAGACATGACCGCCGCGGTTCTCAAGGGTGACCCCAACGGCTGGCACCTGGTCTATCAGGGCGTGAAAACCAAGGCGCAGGAGTTCATCGCCCGTTCCGGTGGTGGCGCCGGTTAG
- a CDS encoding IS3-like element ISMysp3 family transposase (programmed frameshift) has protein sequence MPSKYDPETRAKAVRLVREHREDYPSEWAAITAVSKRLGMNAETLRNWIRQQQVDDGDRDGVSSEAAAEIRALKRRNAELEQTIEILKAATFFLRAGERPAQPPLTATVCEFIAAHRDRFGVAPICRVLTEHAVPIAPRTFHAWAVRAPSKRALWDATITEILAGYYEPDEHGRRRPESLYGSLKMWAHLQRQGIPVAKSTVERLMRKNGWQGVRRQKRVRTTIPDPEAVRPPDLVDRQFGVAAPNVLLVADFTYVKLVTGVFVYVAFVIDAYAGSIVGWEASASKHTRFVESALRQAAALRARQGHPVDGAIHHSDAGSQYTSVRFGETLSLSGIRPSVGSVGDAFDNALAETTIGLYKNECVRADSPFRRGPLNTVGDVEYITADYVAWYNQQRLMHRLGRIPPAEAEARYYSQLVTGRPAGSQKPEGA, from the exons ATGCCGAGCAAGTACGACCCGGAGACCCGAGCGAAGGCGGTCCGTCTGGTGCGCGAGCACCGGGAGGACTATCCGAGCGAGTGGGCGGCGATTACCGCGGTGTCCAAACGGTTGGGGATGAACGCCGAGACGCTGCGTAATTGGATTCGCCAGCAACAGGTCGATGACGGTGATCGAGACGGGGTCTCTTCGGAGGCGGCTGCGGAGATCCGGGCGTTGAAACGGCGTAACGCCGAGCTGGAGCAGACTATCGAAATCCTCAAGGCGGCAACGT TCTTTCTTCGTGCGGGAGAGCGACCCGCGCAGCCGCCGCTGACCGCTACGGTCTGCGAGTTCATCGCCGCCCACCGGGACCGTTTCGGGGTCGCTCCGATCTGTCGCGTGCTCACCGAGCACGCCGTGCCGATCGCCCCGCGGACATTTCATGCCTGGGCGGTGCGGGCGCCCTCGAAACGGGCCCTGTGGGACGCCACGATCACCGAGATCCTAGCCGGCTACTACGAGCCTGATGAGCACGGACGCCGCAGGCCCGAGTCGCTGTACGGGTCGCTGAAGATGTGGGCCCATCTGCAGCGTCAGGGCATCCCGGTGGCCAAGTCCACCGTGGAACGCCTGATGCGCAAGAACGGCTGGCAAGGCGTGCGCCGCCAGAAGAGGGTCCGCACCACGATCCCCGACCCGGAGGCGGTGCGACCGCCGGACCTGGTGGACCGCCAGTTCGGGGTGGCCGCACCCAACGTGCTGCTCGTGGCCGACTTCACCTACGTCAAGCTCGTCACCGGCGTGTTCGTCTACGTCGCGTTCGTCATCGACGCCTACGCCGGGTCGATCGTGGGCTGGGAAGCCTCGGCGTCCAAGCACACCCGCTTCGTCGAATCCGCGCTGCGTCAGGCCGCTGCACTGCGTGCCCGCCAAGGCCATCCCGTCGACGGCGCAATCCATCACAGCGACGCCGGCTCGCAGTACACGAGTGTGAGATTCGGTGAGACACTGAGCCTTTCGGGAATTCGCCCGTCCGTGGGCAGTGTTGGGGATGCCTTCGACAACGCGCTGGCTGAGACGACCATCGGCCTGTACAAGAACGAATGTGTCCGGGCGGATTCCCCGTTTCGCCGCGGCCCACTGAACACCGTGGGCGACGTCGAATACATCACCGCCGACTACGTCGCCTGGTACAACCAGCAGCGCCTGATGCACCGCCTCGGACGCATTCCGCCGGCCGAAGCCGAAGCCCGCTACTATTCCCAACTCGTGACCGGTAGACCGGCCGGATCACAGAAACCTGAGGGTGCATGA
- a CDS encoding SigB/SigF/SigG family RNA polymerase sigma factor has protein sequence MVAVLRQLPPDSDAYARQLERIVLRCCPLADRVARHFDRRGENLEDLIQVARVGLLQAVNRFDPARGSRFVAFALPTMMGELRRYFRDYGWKVHVPRRIRDRQHDIACATAYLTSDLRRAPSIEELAEELEIDREQVVESIVAAKAYQPQSLDVNVGDDDARTQALGDSLGEMDAGFDRVTDRESVRSLLAALPRREQKVLYLRYFGAMTQRQIADSIGVSQMHVSRILDRTLRDLRTQVGCA, from the coding sequence ATGGTCGCGGTGCTCCGTCAATTACCGCCGGACTCCGACGCCTATGCCCGTCAACTCGAACGCATCGTGCTGCGGTGTTGCCCGCTGGCGGACCGGGTGGCACGCCACTTCGACCGTCGCGGCGAGAATCTCGAAGATTTGATCCAGGTCGCGCGGGTGGGATTGCTGCAGGCGGTCAACCGGTTCGATCCTGCGCGGGGGTCGCGGTTCGTGGCATTCGCCCTGCCCACGATGATGGGGGAGTTGCGCCGATACTTCCGTGACTATGGCTGGAAGGTCCACGTACCCAGGCGGATTCGCGATCGTCAGCACGACATTGCGTGTGCCACCGCATATTTGACGAGCGACCTGCGGAGGGCGCCGAGTATCGAGGAGCTCGCCGAGGAACTGGAGATCGACCGCGAGCAGGTTGTGGAGAGCATCGTGGCGGCGAAGGCGTATCAGCCCCAGTCACTGGACGTCAACGTCGGCGACGACGATGCGCGAACGCAGGCGCTCGGTGACTCGCTCGGTGAGATGGATGCCGGCTTCGACCGGGTGACGGATCGTGAGTCCGTACGGTCCCTGCTGGCGGCGCTGCCGCGACGCGAGCAGAAGGTGCTCTACCTGCGGTACTTCGGTGCCATGACGCAGCGGCAGATCGCGGACTCGATCGGCGTTTCTCAGATGCACGTGTCACGGATATTGGACCGGACCTTGCGTGACCTGCGAACTCAAGTGGGTTGCGCCTGA
- a CDS encoding CDGSH iron-sulfur domain-containing protein — protein sequence MSTTRRTVRIVPRGPMLIQGPVEIELDDGTRVCSDRFMVAICCCQRSKTYPWCDTSHRRQTRSAADGRKGTADQAQPT from the coding sequence ATGAGTACCACCCGAAGAACCGTGCGAATCGTGCCGCGGGGCCCGATGCTGATCCAGGGACCGGTCGAAATCGAACTCGATGACGGCACCCGGGTCTGTTCGGACAGATTCATGGTCGCCATCTGCTGCTGCCAGCGCAGCAAGACCTATCCGTGGTGCGACACCAGTCATCGGCGGCAGACCCGGTCTGCCGCCGATGGCCGAAAGGGCACCGCCGATCAGGCGCAACCCACTTGA